The Toxorhynchites rutilus septentrionalis strain SRP chromosome 3, ASM2978413v1, whole genome shotgun sequence genome includes a region encoding these proteins:
- the LOC129778822 gene encoding uncharacterized protein LOC129778822 isoform X2, with protein sequence MRICKVPLMICVLASRYHRSCSSTYLSRWSSHPRLSVDTQHPCFKHASHGFRSSASDLKVTMDPAAFGLTEDDVELVVKRYLQEKRDKYNAKFRVLSYHVKRLSEEPIGYLGDHYFLNVVLREKMVHYSEEEEEYAEEEYLSFFMKVLPEQVPKLADYVREMGCFRKEIQLYTHLIPRLQDVSIGTKPFAPRAYLTKDDKMLIFENLKAEGYRMVEHNKSLLDLAHLEVALKTVAKLHAASLVLEERTKQPITKLYSGHLNENVYINDEGYVRKTNLDNAIRALCELIKRIDKYKHSDQLDFILEKFPEVIRKIYDFAKPSTVYRNVFNHGDLWNNNLMFKYEESDKSRANSDAGFAEAGADGQSHHHQQKQHQCGLPHPVSCMLLDFQLARYAPPALDVLTVIMLCSDSGFRREYLDALLNNYYADLVQHAACHNVNLAQVLPRNDFNASCKHYHLAGLIESCLFSHFTLIPGDLVAPLMQSSESFDAYIHDEGAKIALCLAAFEQNETYRTRLTDMLQEIIEKYIL encoded by the exons ATGAGAATTTGTAAGGTTCCATTGATGATATGTGTCTTGGCTAGCCGCTATCACCGAAGCTGTTCAAGT ACTTATCTCAGCCGTTGGTCTAGCCACCCTCGCTTATCAGTCGATACGCAGCATCCGTGCTTCAAACACGCTTCTCACGGTTTTCGTTCGAGTGCATCCGATCTCAAGGTCACCATGGATCCGGCCGCGTTCGGTCTAACGGAGGACGATGTCGAGTTGGTAGTGAAGCGATACCTGCAGGAAAAACGCGACAAATACAACGCGAAGTTTCGAGTGCTTTCGTACCACGTGAAGAGGTTAAGCGAGGAGCCGATTGGCTATCTGGGTGAtcattactttttgaatgtgGTGCTGCGTGAAAAGATGGTGCATTATTCGGAAGAGGAAGAAGAATACGCCGAGGAAGAGTATCTCAGTTTCTTCATGAAGGTGTTGCCGGAACAGGTGCCAAAGCTGGCGGATTATGTGCGCGAAATGGGTTGCTTCAGGAAAGAAATCCAACTGTATACTCATCTGATCCCTCGTTTGCAAGATGTCAGCATCGGAACGAAACCTTTCGCTCCGAGAGCGTATCTTACGAAGGATgataaaatgttgatttttgagAATCTTAAAGCCGAAGGGTACCGGATGGTCGAACATAATAAGAGTTTGTTGGATCTCGCTCACTTAGAAGTGGCCCTTAAGACCGTAGCGAAGCTACACGCCGCCTCTTTAGTACTTGAGGAACGAACCAAACAACCAATTACAAAACTCTACTCGGGTCACTTAAATGAAAATGTGTACATAAATGACGAAGGCTACGTACGTAAAACAAACTTGGACAATGCGATTAGGGCTCTTTGTGAACTTATAAAACGAATTGACAAATACAAACACTCGGACCAATTGGACTTCATCTTGGAAAAGTTCCCCGAAGTGATTAGGAAAATTTACGACTTCGCTAAGCCCTCCACCGTGTACAGAAACGTGTTCAATCACGGAGACCTGTGGAACAACAACCTGATGTTCAAGTATGAAGAGTCGGATAAATCACGAGCAAACAGTGATGCAG GTTTCGCCGAGGCTGGTGCTGACGGGCAGTCGCACCACCAccaacaaaaacaacatcaatgtG GTCTCCCGCATCCAGTTTCCTGCATGTTGTTGGATTTCCAATTGGCACGCTACGCACCACCTGCCCTGGACGTTTTGACCGTAATTATGCTTTGCTCAGATAGCGGTTTTCGCAGAGAATATTTGGATGCTCTGCTCAACAATTATTATGCTGATTTGGTTCAACACGCGGCTTGCCACAACGTGAATCTGGCGCAAGTTCTTCCACGGAATGATTTCAACGCTTCCTGCAAGCATTATCATCTTGCCGGATTAATTGAGAGTTGTCTTTTCAGTCATTTTACTTTGATTCCGGGGGATCTTGTCGCACCGCTGATGCAGTCTTCGGAGTCATTTGATGCATACATTCACGATGAGGGGGCGAAAATAGCGCTCTGTCTGGCGGCGTTCGAACAAAACGAAACATATCGCACGAGACTCACCGATATGCTGCAGGAGATTATCGAAAagtacatactttga
- the LOC129778822 gene encoding uncharacterized protein LOC129778822 isoform X1, with the protein MRICKVPLMICVLASRYHRSCSSTYLSRWSSHPRLSVDTQHPCFKHASHGFRSSASDLKVTMDPAAFGLTEDDVELVVKRYLQEKRDKYNAKFRVLSYHVKRLSEEPIGYLGDHYFLNVVLREKMVHYSEEEEEYAEEEYLSFFMKVLPEQVPKLADYVREMGCFRKEIQLYTHLIPRLQDVSIGTKPFAPRAYLTKDDKMLIFENLKAEGYRMVEHNKSLLDLAHLEVALKTVAKLHAASLVLEERTKQPITKLYSGHLNENVYINDEGYVRKTNLDNAIRALCELIKRIDKYKHSDQLDFILEKFPEVIRKIYDFAKPSTVYRNVFNHGDLWNNNLMFKYEESDKSRANSDAGFAEAGADGQSHHHQQKQHQCGERRRRKRSSVIRPNPFDFQNLHLRPGIVPMQCVVVDFQIARYSPPAYDVMSLLSTTTTSEFRAVHLERMVQLYYELFLNELEWFQIDVDEVFPGNHYRESCEEYKLAGLIDSILFRHLTLLPTELVSECKECPVPVSFDNLLGNSISELSTKAWDISENYRFLMTDLLADLIDTYILEN; encoded by the exons ATGAGAATTTGTAAGGTTCCATTGATGATATGTGTCTTGGCTAGCCGCTATCACCGAAGCTGTTCAAGT ACTTATCTCAGCCGTTGGTCTAGCCACCCTCGCTTATCAGTCGATACGCAGCATCCGTGCTTCAAACACGCTTCTCACGGTTTTCGTTCGAGTGCATCCGATCTCAAGGTCACCATGGATCCGGCCGCGTTCGGTCTAACGGAGGACGATGTCGAGTTGGTAGTGAAGCGATACCTGCAGGAAAAACGCGACAAATACAACGCGAAGTTTCGAGTGCTTTCGTACCACGTGAAGAGGTTAAGCGAGGAGCCGATTGGCTATCTGGGTGAtcattactttttgaatgtgGTGCTGCGTGAAAAGATGGTGCATTATTCGGAAGAGGAAGAAGAATACGCCGAGGAAGAGTATCTCAGTTTCTTCATGAAGGTGTTGCCGGAACAGGTGCCAAAGCTGGCGGATTATGTGCGCGAAATGGGTTGCTTCAGGAAAGAAATCCAACTGTATACTCATCTGATCCCTCGTTTGCAAGATGTCAGCATCGGAACGAAACCTTTCGCTCCGAGAGCGTATCTTACGAAGGATgataaaatgttgatttttgagAATCTTAAAGCCGAAGGGTACCGGATGGTCGAACATAATAAGAGTTTGTTGGATCTCGCTCACTTAGAAGTGGCCCTTAAGACCGTAGCGAAGCTACACGCCGCCTCTTTAGTACTTGAGGAACGAACCAAACAACCAATTACAAAACTCTACTCGGGTCACTTAAATGAAAATGTGTACATAAATGACGAAGGCTACGTACGTAAAACAAACTTGGACAATGCGATTAGGGCTCTTTGTGAACTTATAAAACGAATTGACAAATACAAACACTCGGACCAATTGGACTTCATCTTGGAAAAGTTCCCCGAAGTGATTAGGAAAATTTACGACTTCGCTAAGCCCTCCACCGTGTACAGAAACGTGTTCAATCACGGAGACCTGTGGAACAACAACCTGATGTTCAAGTATGAAGAGTCGGATAAATCACGAGCAAACAGTGATGCAG GTTTCGCCGAGGCTGGTGCTGACGGGCAGTCGCACCACCAccaacaaaaacaacatcaatgtGGTGAGCGACGCCGACGCAAGCGTTCCTCCGTCATCAGGCCCAATCCATTCGACTTTCAAAATCTCCATTTGCGGCCAGGCATTGTACCTATGCAGTGCGTTGTGGTTGATTTCCAAATTGCCAGGTACTCCCCGCCGGCGTACGACGTGATGTCCCTGCTGAGTACCACAACGACGAGCGAATTCAGGGCTGTCCATCTGGAACGGATGGTTCAGTTGTATTATGAGCTGTTTCTGAACGAACTGGAATGGTTCCAAATCGACGTTGATGAAGTTTTCCCCGGGAATCATTACAGGGAATCCTGTGAGGAGTACAAATTAGCTGGTTTGATTGACAGTATTCTGTTTAGACACCTAACGCTGCTTCCGACCGAATTGGTTTCGGAGTGCAAAGAATGCCCCGTTCCGGTTTCGTTCGATAATTTGCTGGGAAATTCTATATCAGAGCTGAGTACAAAGGCGTGGGATATTAgcgaaaattatcgttttctgATGACGGATCTACTGGCGGATTTGATCGATACTTACATTCTAGAGAATTAG
- the LOC129778822 gene encoding uncharacterized protein LOC129778822 isoform X4, which translates to MDPAAFGLTEDDVELVVKRYLQEKRDKYNAKFRVLSYHVKRLSEEPIGYLGDHYFLNVVLREKMVHYSEEEEEYAEEEYLSFFMKVLPEQVPKLADYVREMGCFRKEIQLYTHLIPRLQDVSIGTKPFAPRAYLTKDDKMLIFENLKAEGYRMVEHNKSLLDLAHLEVALKTVAKLHAASLVLEERTKQPITKLYSGHLNENVYINDEGYVRKTNLDNAIRALCELIKRIDKYKHSDQLDFILEKFPEVIRKIYDFAKPSTVYRNVFNHGDLWNNNLMFKYEESDKSRANSDAGFAEAGADGQSHHHQQKQHQCGERRRRKRSSVIRPNPFDFQNLHLRPGIVPMQCVVVDFQIARYSPPAYDVMSLLSTTTTSEFRAVHLERMVQLYYELFLNELEWFQIDVDEVFPGNHYRESCEEYKLAGLIDSILFRHLTLLPTELVSECKECPVPVSFDNLLGNSISELSTKAWDISENYRFLMTDLLADLIDTYILEN; encoded by the exons ATGGATCCGGCCGCGTTCGGTCTAACGGAGGACGATGTCGAGTTGGTAGTGAAGCGATACCTGCAGGAAAAACGCGACAAATACAACGCGAAGTTTCGAGTGCTTTCGTACCACGTGAAGAGGTTAAGCGAGGAGCCGATTGGCTATCTGGGTGAtcattactttttgaatgtgGTGCTGCGTGAAAAGATGGTGCATTATTCGGAAGAGGAAGAAGAATACGCCGAGGAAGAGTATCTCAGTTTCTTCATGAAGGTGTTGCCGGAACAGGTGCCAAAGCTGGCGGATTATGTGCGCGAAATGGGTTGCTTCAGGAAAGAAATCCAACTGTATACTCATCTGATCCCTCGTTTGCAAGATGTCAGCATCGGAACGAAACCTTTCGCTCCGAGAGCGTATCTTACGAAGGATgataaaatgttgatttttgagAATCTTAAAGCCGAAGGGTACCGGATGGTCGAACATAATAAGAGTTTGTTGGATCTCGCTCACTTAGAAGTGGCCCTTAAGACCGTAGCGAAGCTACACGCCGCCTCTTTAGTACTTGAGGAACGAACCAAACAACCAATTACAAAACTCTACTCGGGTCACTTAAATGAAAATGTGTACATAAATGACGAAGGCTACGTACGTAAAACAAACTTGGACAATGCGATTAGGGCTCTTTGTGAACTTATAAAACGAATTGACAAATACAAACACTCGGACCAATTGGACTTCATCTTGGAAAAGTTCCCCGAAGTGATTAGGAAAATTTACGACTTCGCTAAGCCCTCCACCGTGTACAGAAACGTGTTCAATCACGGAGACCTGTGGAACAACAACCTGATGTTCAAGTATGAAGAGTCGGATAAATCACGAGCAAACAGTGATGCAG GTTTCGCCGAGGCTGGTGCTGACGGGCAGTCGCACCACCAccaacaaaaacaacatcaatgtGGTGAGCGACGCCGACGCAAGCGTTCCTCCGTCATCAGGCCCAATCCATTCGACTTTCAAAATCTCCATTTGCGGCCAGGCATTGTACCTATGCAGTGCGTTGTGGTTGATTTCCAAATTGCCAGGTACTCCCCGCCGGCGTACGACGTGATGTCCCTGCTGAGTACCACAACGACGAGCGAATTCAGGGCTGTCCATCTGGAACGGATGGTTCAGTTGTATTATGAGCTGTTTCTGAACGAACTGGAATGGTTCCAAATCGACGTTGATGAAGTTTTCCCCGGGAATCATTACAGGGAATCCTGTGAGGAGTACAAATTAGCTGGTTTGATTGACAGTATTCTGTTTAGACACCTAACGCTGCTTCCGACCGAATTGGTTTCGGAGTGCAAAGAATGCCCCGTTCCGGTTTCGTTCGATAATTTGCTGGGAAATTCTATATCAGAGCTGAGTACAAAGGCGTGGGATATTAgcgaaaattatcgttttctgATGACGGATCTACTGGCGGATTTGATCGATACTTACATTCTAGAGAATTAG
- the LOC129778822 gene encoding uncharacterized protein LOC129778822 isoform X3: MRICKVPLMICVLASRYHRSCSSTYLSRWSSHPRLSVDTQHPCFKHASHGFRSSASDLKVTMDPAAFGLTEDDVELVVKRYLQEKRDKYNAKFRVLSYHVKRLSEEPIGYLGDHYFLNVVLREKMVHYSEEEEEYAEEEYLSFFMKVLPEQVPKLADYVREMGCFRKEIQLYTHLIPRLQDVSIGTKPFAPRAYLTKDDKMLIFENLKAEGYRMVEHNKSLLDLAHLEVALKTVAKLHAASLVLEERTKQPITKLYSGHLNENVYINDEGYVRKTNLDNAIRALCELIKRIDKYKHSDQLDFILEKFPEVIRKIYDFAKPSTVYRNVFNHGDLWNNNLMFKYEESDKSRANSDAVPVGAVLVDYQFSRLAPPAYDVMSLIMISTLSSFRQQHLESLKGTYYGTLSSLLAQNSILNVEEVLPKAVFLRSCQDYHLAGLIEACMYFHWPPQPDCYEIAAGTDWFDESRKPEVFVKAAVSGFERYEDYRHRISDMIMQIVDGYVLS; the protein is encoded by the exons ATGAGAATTTGTAAGGTTCCATTGATGATATGTGTCTTGGCTAGCCGCTATCACCGAAGCTGTTCAAGT ACTTATCTCAGCCGTTGGTCTAGCCACCCTCGCTTATCAGTCGATACGCAGCATCCGTGCTTCAAACACGCTTCTCACGGTTTTCGTTCGAGTGCATCCGATCTCAAGGTCACCATGGATCCGGCCGCGTTCGGTCTAACGGAGGACGATGTCGAGTTGGTAGTGAAGCGATACCTGCAGGAAAAACGCGACAAATACAACGCGAAGTTTCGAGTGCTTTCGTACCACGTGAAGAGGTTAAGCGAGGAGCCGATTGGCTATCTGGGTGAtcattactttttgaatgtgGTGCTGCGTGAAAAGATGGTGCATTATTCGGAAGAGGAAGAAGAATACGCCGAGGAAGAGTATCTCAGTTTCTTCATGAAGGTGTTGCCGGAACAGGTGCCAAAGCTGGCGGATTATGTGCGCGAAATGGGTTGCTTCAGGAAAGAAATCCAACTGTATACTCATCTGATCCCTCGTTTGCAAGATGTCAGCATCGGAACGAAACCTTTCGCTCCGAGAGCGTATCTTACGAAGGATgataaaatgttgatttttgagAATCTTAAAGCCGAAGGGTACCGGATGGTCGAACATAATAAGAGTTTGTTGGATCTCGCTCACTTAGAAGTGGCCCTTAAGACCGTAGCGAAGCTACACGCCGCCTCTTTAGTACTTGAGGAACGAACCAAACAACCAATTACAAAACTCTACTCGGGTCACTTAAATGAAAATGTGTACATAAATGACGAAGGCTACGTACGTAAAACAAACTTGGACAATGCGATTAGGGCTCTTTGTGAACTTATAAAACGAATTGACAAATACAAACACTCGGACCAATTGGACTTCATCTTGGAAAAGTTCCCCGAAGTGATTAGGAAAATTTACGACTTCGCTAAGCCCTCCACCGTGTACAGAAACGTGTTCAATCACGGAGACCTGTGGAACAACAACCTGATGTTCAAGTATGAAGAGTCGGATAAATCACGAGCAAACAGTGATGCAG TGCCTGTTGGTGCGGTACTCGTTGACTATCAGTTTTCTCGTCTTGCTCCGCCCGCATACGATGTGATGTCGCTAATCATGATATCAACGCTTAGTTCGTTCCGTCAGCAACACCTCGAATCATTGAAGGGTACTTACTATGGCACATTGAGTTCACTGCTAGCACAAAATTCCATTCTTAACGTCGAGGAAGTACTGCCCAAGGCAGTGTTTCTTCGCTCATGCCAGGACTATCATTTAGCTGGGCTGATTGAGGCTTGTATGTACTTTCATTGGCCACCGCAACCTGACTGTTATGAGATTGCCGCCGGGACGGATTGGTTTGATGAATCTAGAAAGCCGGAAGTTTTCGTTAAGGCTGCTGTGAGCGGGTTCGAGCGGTATGAGGATTACCGACATCGAATAAGTGATATGATCATGCAAATTGTCGATGGCTATGTGTTGAGTTGA
- the LOC129777713 gene encoding uncharacterized protein LOC129777713, which yields MTSVDAGQIIQSTHKDLITIKECEQVVRSSLRINNPLIVDYRLHKISGHIGFLGEYFQLEITVENDGIQFVERYFLKSLPLDNVPRRTMIEEKGFFRKEVQVYTKLLSDFGHNDQAFKWRPNCYLARDDLLVMEDLKRHHGFSVLQSRTELRPAHMRLILDAVSQMHAVSLNYEINDATGKRLDEICADGMLDMSGLKDNSWFMAGLSAIKVIALNGTNYCKDSFKKQMIEQQLGNKLRRVFDLCISSNKFRNVFTHRDVWLNNLMFQFEKSAITGEDDLNAPKKCILLDFQVCCYLPPVVDFLLTMYLNTDRCYREKYLKEHFEDYRNALTNRLKQFGLELEELFGSNELQVSLEHYKMIGLVFGGIYRALTDLPENVLDELSRNDPERYHMYCNVNRDELVLKYLHEDEDYRRNMVEIVEELLEISFGF from the exons ATGACCAGTGTAGACGCCGGTCAAATCATACAATCAACCCACAAGGATCTGATTACCATAAAGGAATGTGAACAAGTTGTTCGTAGCTCGCTTCGGATTAATAATCCATTGATTGTGGACTATAGGCTCCATAAGATATCTGGACATATAGGATTTCTCGGAGAGTATTTCCAACTGGAAATCACTGTGGAG AACGATGGAATCCAATTCGTCGAACGTTACTTCCTCAAATCACTCCCCCTGGACAACGTCCCACGACGAACGATGATCGAGGAGAAGGGTTTCTTCCGGAAGGAGGTTCAAGTTTACACCAAACTGTTGTCGGACTTTGGTCACAATGACCAAGCGTTTAAATGGCGACCGAACTGTTATCTCGCTCGAGACGATTTGCTCGTGATGGAAGACTTGAAGCGTCATCATGGATTCAGCGTGTTGCAGTCTAGGACAGAGTTGCGCCCAGCGCATATGCGGTTGATACTGGACGCGGTATCGCAAATGCATGCAGTGTCGCTGAATTATGAGATTAATGATGCCACAGGGAAACGATTGGACGAGATTTGTGCCGACGGAATGCTGGACATGTCGGGTCTGAAAGATAACAGTTGGTTTATGGCGGGATTGAGT GCAATTAAAGTAATCGCATTGAATGGCACAAATTATTGCAAGGATTCGTTCAAAAAACAGATGATAGAGCAACAGCTTGGTAACAAGCTTCGTCGTGTGTTTGATCTCTGCATATCAAGCAATAAATTTCGGAATGTGTTTACCCATAGAGACGTTTGGTTGAATAACCTGATGTTCCAATTTGAGAAGTCTGCTATTACTGGCGAGGATGATTTGAATGCACCCAAAAAGTGTATATTACTAGACTTCCAGGTCTGCTGCTATTTACCACCGGTGGTGGATTTCTTGCTAACAATGTATTTAAACACTGATAGATGCTACagagaaaaatatttgaaagaaCATTTCGAAGACTATCGGAATGCTCTAACCAATAGATTGAAACAGTTCGGATTAGAATTGGAAGAACTTTTTGGCAGTAATGAGCTTCAAGTTAGTTTAGAGCATTACAAAATGATAGGTCTTGTCTTTGGTGGGATCTATCGGGCATTGACAGATCTACCGGAAAATGTATTAGATGAGTTAAGCAGAAATGATCCCGAGCGGTACCATATGTATTGCAACGTGAACCGAGATGAGCTTGTGCTGAAATATTTGCACGAGGATGAAGATTATCGGCGAAATATGGTGGAAATAGTAGAAGAATTACTTGAGATCTCATTTGGGTTTTAG
- the LOC129775307 gene encoding uncharacterized protein LOC129775307, whose product MSNNIISIDDCTKIVRNSGEATPSFRIVSYRLEEIGGMPGYMAEYAHLMITIEKPDGHIQELRYFTKYVPFGDPVLLSFIRDSGIFSKESTAYRELIGMCNQNPSQVTKWRPSCWLAREELIVMEDLTESGFRSLPNRMDFGTQHILMMLDALAQMHACSLDLEFNQIGGEKFEDKFATTVYETTFMKANTWFAAGLRGIQIVALERSKYAANENCRKRMESEMETKMDKIYELCESTNNFQSVMVHRDLWSNNIMFRFEKNSSDGAINYEKPLSCVLLDFQMARYLPPAVDVLCAIYVLASRTNREEFYDTYVKYYHQVLTEKLRLLHLEIDSILPWQQYLESLDHYRLVGMLWSGVLLQFISFPKGYLDDLHLNDPKAYHEFCNDNRRDVILEFMDKDSYYRDTVLGSVEDTLEYMFGFGAKDCR is encoded by the exons ATGTCGAATAACATCATCTCGATCGACGATTGCACCAAGATTGTGCGAAATTCGGGCGAAGCTACACCCTCGTTCAGGATAGTAAGCTATCGATTGGAAGAAATAGGCGGTATGCCGGGATATATGGCTGAATATGCTCATCTTATGATCACGATTGAGAAG CCCGATGGACATATCCAAGAGCTCCGCTACTTCACAAAATACGTTCCTTTCGGCGACCCAGTGCTGCTCTCATTCATCCGAGACTCGGGGATATTCTCCAAGGAGTCAACCGCGTATCGAGAATTGATTGGAATGTGCAACCAGAACCCATCCCAAGTTACCAAATGGAGGCCATCGTGTTGGTTGGCTCGAGAGGAGCTAATTGTGATGGAAGATCTGACGGAAAGCGGTTTCCGCTCGCTGCCAAATCGAATGGATTTTGGTACCCAGCACATCCTAATGATGCTGGATGCTTTGGCACAGATGCATGCCTGTTCGTTGGATTTGGAGTTCAACCAGATCGGAGGAGAGAAATTTGAGGATAAATTCGCAACCACGGTTTATGAAACGACATTTATGAAGGCCAACACCTGGTTTGCCGCAGGATTGAGG GGCATTCAAATAGTAGCTTTGGAGCGATCCAAATACGCCGCCAATGAAAACTGCCGGAAAAGAATGGAATCGGAAATGGAGACAAAAATGGATAAAATATACGAGCTGTGTGAGTCCACGAACAATTTTCAATCGGTTATGGTTCACAGGGATCTATGGTCGAATAACATAATGTTTCGATTCGAGAAGAACTCGTCTGATGGGGCAATAAACTACGAAAAGCCCCTGAGCTGTGTACTGTTAGACTTTCAAATGGCACGGTATTTACCACCCGCGGTCGATGTATTGTGCGCTATTTATGTTCTCGCGAGTAGAACCAACCGAGAAGAATTCTACGATACCTACGTCAAATACTACCACCAAGTATTAACCGAAAAGCTGCGCTTACTACACCTCGAAATCGATTCAATTCTTCCCTGGCAGCAATATCTCGAGAGTTTAGACCACTACCGCTTGGTAGGTATGCTGTGGTCCGGGGTGCTACTGCAGTTCATTAGTTTTCCCAAAGGATACCTCGACGATTTGCACTTGAACGACCCAAAAGCCTATCATGAATTTTGTAACGACAACAGAAGGGATGTCATCTTAGAGTTTATGGATAAAGACTCCTACTATCGTGATACGGTATTGGGCAGT